A genomic window from Megalobrama amblycephala isolate DHTTF-2021 linkage group LG2, ASM1881202v1, whole genome shotgun sequence includes:
- the LOC125262605 gene encoding uncharacterized protein LOC125262605, producing the protein MYRNMEMFVVFFVLLLVDGVVGVTDEIQSVSVMEGESVTLYCDVTEIQKADRILWTFGPDSTRIAQINRSVNKISLYNDVLDGRFRDRLHLDKTGSLTITNPTTELAGLYKLQLIGGKEVPPKKFSIIVSARLPVPVISTNCPLSSSSSSPGLSAGEIALVCVCALAVAAGLCGFYYYHQRKTSKQGQENGGTFNKDRYSQKGAVPLLVVKLDAYRACCREAD; encoded by the exons ATGTACAGAAATATGGAGATGTTTGTTGTATTTTTCGTTCTGTTACTCGTGGATG GTGTGGTTGGCGTTACAGATGAAATAcagtcagtgtcagtgatggagggagagtCTGTTACTTTATACTGTGATGTTACTGAAATTCAGAAAGCTGATCGTATACTGTGGACGTTTGGACCTGACAGCACTCGTATAGCTCAAATCAACAGATCGGTCAATAAGATCTCATTATAtaatgatgttcttgatgggagattcagagacagactacATCTGGAcaagactggatctctgaccatcacaaacccCACAACTGAACTTGCTGGACTCTATAAACTTCAGCTTATTGGTGGAAAAGAGGTCCCGCCCAAGAAATTCAGTATTATTGTTTCTG CTCGTcttcctgttcctgtcatcagcacaAACTGTCCtttatcatcatcttcatcat CACCAGGTTTGTCTGCAGGTGAAATAGCGCTGGTTTGTGTTTGTGCTCTGGCTGTGGCTGCAGGATTGTGTGGTTTTTACTATTACCATCAACGCAAGACATCTAAACAAGGTCAAGAGA ATGGGGGAACATTTAATAAGGACAGATATTCACAAAAAG GTGCAGTTCCTCTGTTGGTCGTGAAGCTAGACG CATATAGGGCATGTTGTCGTGAAGCCGATTAG